The Microterricola viridarii nucleotide sequence GCTCGGGGCCGGGCTGGCGGTGCGGTACGGTCTCGACGGCCTTGCCGGTGACCTGCTCGGCGGTGCGCTCTACGCGGTGCTGGTGTTCCAGCTCGTGACGGCCGCCTGCTGGCTGATCCGGCCCCGAGCCGTGTCGCGCTGGTGGCGCATCGCGCTGCTGAGCGCCGCGCTCTGCTGGGGGGTCGAGGTGCTGCAACTGACCGGGCTGCCCGAACAGTGGGCCGCGGCGTTCCCGCCCGCCCGCCTCGTCTTCGGCACCACCTTCTCTGCCCCGGACCTGCTGGCCTACGTGATCGGTTCGGCGCTCGCCGCGGTCATGGCGGGTCGGGTTGTCCGCCCGCGCCAGTTCGTCGGGGTCCGCGCCACCTGAGCGGGCGCGGACCCCGACGAACTGGCGCAGGCGCGCGCGCACCCGACTCCACGCCCGGCGCACCCGGCTCCACGCCCGGCACGCCCGGCGCAGATCAGGCGCCCACCGGGTGATTCTGCGGGATTCTGCGCCGAAATGCCGGTACCGTAGACCCAGCATCCGCGCGGGATGCGCACCTCCGGCGGCGGATCCGCCGGGCACAGAGAAGACGAGGCACGCGTGTACCTGAAGAGCCTGACCCTCAAGGGGTTCAAGTCCTTCGCGCAGCCGACCGTGTTCGCCTTCGAGCCCGGCGTCACCTGCGTGGTCGGCCCGAACGGCTCCGGCAAGTCGAACGTCGTTGACGCCCTCGCCTGGGTGATGGGGGAGCAGGGGGCGAAGACGCTCCGCGGGGGCAAGATGGAGGACGTCATCTTCGCCGGCACCTCCTCTCGCGGGCCACTCGGCCGCGCCGAGGTCACGCTCACCATCGACAACTCCGACGGCGCGCTGCCGATCGAGTACTCCGAGGTCACCATCAGCCGCACCCTGTTCCGAAACGGGGCCAGCGAGTACGCCATCAATGGCCGCGGATGCCGGCTGCTCGACGTGCAGGAGCTGCTCAGCGATTCCGGCCTCGGCCGTGAGATGCACGTCATCGTCGGCCAGGGCCAGCTCGACTCCGTGCTGCGGGCCAGCCCAGAAGACCGCCGCGGCTTCATCGAGGAGGCGGCCGGCATCCTCAAGCACCGCCGCCGCAAAGAGAAGACGCTGCGCAAGCTCGACGCCATGCAGGCCAACCTCACCCGGCTGAGCGACCTCGCCGGCGAGATCCGGCGACAGCTGAAGCCGCTCGGCAAGCAGGCCGAGATCGCCCGGGAGGCGCAGTCGATCGCCGCCGTCGTGCGCGACGCCCGCGCCCGGCTGCTCGCCGACGAGGTCGTCGGCCTGCGCCGGGCCCTCGGCGACTACACGCGCACCGAGCACGAGCGGCACAGCGAGCGGATCGTGTTGCAGGAGCAGCTCGAGCAGAAGCAGCAGCGCGTGCAGCGCCTCGAGCAGGCGCAGCTCGGCGACGCCGTCGACGTGGCCCGCCGCACCAGCTTCGGCCTGGAATCGGTGCAGGAGCGCCTGCGCGGGCTGTTCACCCTCGCCAACCAGCGCATCGCGCTGCTCGGCAGCGAACCCGGAACGGACGAGCGCGGTTCCGGCATCAGCCAGGAGATGCTGCGGGAGGCCGAGGAGGAGGTCGAGCTGCTGCGCGGCAACGTCGCCGTCGCCGAGTCCGCCCTGCTGGCGGCCCAGGCCGCCACGGCCGCCGGTCGCACCCGGCTCGACGCCCTCGACGAGGAGATCGCCGCGCAGAGCGCCCTCGTCTCGCGGCACGACCTCGAGATCACCAAGCTCACCGGCACCGCGGATGCCGCAGCCTCCCGCCTCGCGGCCGTGCGCGGCGAGGTGCTCCGCCAGCAGAACGCGTCAGAGGCCGCCGCCGAGCGCCGGGCCAAGGCGGAGCGCGACCTCGCCGAGCTGGAGGCCGCCGCCGAACAGGACGAGGCCAGCGAGACCGACCTCGACGAGGCCTATGAGCTCGCCCAGGCCGAGGTGACCCGCGCCGAGGCGGAGATCGAGCGACTCCGCGACGAGCTGCACGGCGCCGAGCGCGAGAAGGACGCCCTCGCCGCCAAGGTCAGCGCCCTCTCCCGGGCCCTCGAGCACAGCGACGGCTCGGCCGACCTGATGGCGGCCGGCCTCGGTGGCGTGCGCGGCATCGTCGCCGAGAACGTGCACGTCGTGCCCGGATTCGAGGCCGCCATCGCCGCCGCCCTCGGCACCCTCGCCGACGCGATCCTGGTCGAGAGCAGCGCCGCCGCGCATGCCGCCGTCGACCACGCCGCGGCCCACGGGCTCGGCCGGGTCGAACTCGTGATCGCCGAACCGGATGCCGGCCAGGGGAGCGCGGGCGAAGGCCCGAGCTGGCCCAGTCTGCCCGGCATCACCGCCCCGGCCTCCGTCGTCACCGCCCCGCCCGGTGTGCAGGGCGTCCTCGCGCACGTCGTGATCGCCGACGACCTGGCCACCGCCCGTGCCGCGGCGCCGCAGCTGGCCGCCGCCTCCACCGGCGCCCCCGTCACCGTCGTCACCCGCGCCGGCGAGGTGCTCACCGAGTATGTGCTCCGCGGCGGATCCGGCGGGGAGCAGGGCCGCATCGAGCTCATCGCCGAGCGGGATGCCGCGGCGGAGCGGCTCGGCGAGCTGGGCTCGCTCATCGAGCGCGCCCGCTACACCCTCACCGAGCAGCGGGCAGCCCACCAGACCGCGAAGTCGCAGGCCCAGGCCGCCCTCGCCGCGCTGCGCGAGTTCGACTCCGCCCTCGCCGCGCAGACCGAGCGGCTGAACCGCGCCCGCGTGCAGGCGGAGGCGTCCGTCGCCGAGTTCGACCGGCTCGGCAAGGCGCTCGAGCTGGCCGCCGGCCGGGTCGGCGAGGCGGAGGCCGCAGCCGCGAAGGCCAAGGCCGAGCTGGACACCGCCCGTTCCCGGCCCCGACCGCTGTTGGACGCGAGCGCCCGCGCCGCGCTCCACACCGAGCTGGAACAGGCCAGGGAGGCCGAGATCGAGTCCAGGCTCGGCCTGGAGACGGCGCGCGAGCGGGTTCGAGCCGAGCAGGCCCGCGGCGAGGCCCTGGCCAGGCGGCGCGAGCAGGAGCGAGCGGCCGCAGAGGAGGCGGCGCGCCTGGCCGTCATCCGCCGCCGCCAGGTGGACGCGGCCAGCGCCGTCGTCACCGCCCTGCCCGTCATCCTCGCCTCCGTCGACGCCTCCGTCGCCGAGGCCCGGCTCGAGCTGACCACGGCCGAGTCCAAGCGGGCCACCGAGAACGAGGAGCTCGCGACGCTCCGGCGCGAGGAGCTGGCCCTCCGCGAACGGCTCAGCGTCATCACCGAGAACGTACACGGGCTCGAGCTGGCCATCTACGAGAAGAAGCTGCACCTCTCCAGCCTGCTGGAGCGCGCCTCCTCCGAGCTGGGGCTGGACGAGGAGGTGCTCGTCGACGAGTACGGGCCGGAGGTCGAGATCCCCGCCGAGACCGAGGATGGCGAACCCGGCCGCTTCGACCGGGCCGTGCAGCAGCGCCGGCTGGAGAAGGCCGAGCGCACCTTCGCGCAGCTCGGCCGGGTCAACCCACTCGCCCTCGAGGAGTTCGCCGCGCTCGAGCAGCGGCACCTCTTCCTCAGCGAGCAGCTCACCGACCTCACCAAGACCCGCGCCGACCTGCTGAGCATCATCGAGGAGATCGACGAGAAGATGCAGACCATCTTCGCCGCCGCCTTCGAGGACACCAAGGAGGCGTTCGGCCAGGTGTTCCCCGTGCTGTTCCCGGGCGGAACGGGCAGCATCTCGCTGACCAACCCGGACGACATGCTCACCACCGGCATCGAGGTCTCCGTCAAGCCGGCCGGCAAGAAGATCGAGCGGCTCTCCCTGCTCTCCGGTGGGGAGCGCTCGCTGGCCGCAGTCGCGCTGCTCATCGCGATCTTCAAGGCGCGGCCCAGCCCGTTCTACATCATGGACGAGGTGGAGGCGGCGCTCGACGACGCGAACCTCGGCCGCCTGCTGACGATCTTCCAGGACCTGCGCGAGACCAG carries:
- a CDS encoding ribosomal maturation YjgA family protein, which translates into the protein MTSPPRPDPRRWLLLGGLVLATLGAGLAVRYGLDGLAGDLLGGALYAVLVFQLVTAACWLIRPRAVSRWWRIALLSAALCWGVEVLQLTGLPEQWAAAFPPARLVFGTTFSAPDLLAYVIGSALAAVMAGRVVRPRQFVGVRAT
- the smc gene encoding chromosome segregation protein SMC, producing MYLKSLTLKGFKSFAQPTVFAFEPGVTCVVGPNGSGKSNVVDALAWVMGEQGAKTLRGGKMEDVIFAGTSSRGPLGRAEVTLTIDNSDGALPIEYSEVTISRTLFRNGASEYAINGRGCRLLDVQELLSDSGLGREMHVIVGQGQLDSVLRASPEDRRGFIEEAAGILKHRRRKEKTLRKLDAMQANLTRLSDLAGEIRRQLKPLGKQAEIAREAQSIAAVVRDARARLLADEVVGLRRALGDYTRTEHERHSERIVLQEQLEQKQQRVQRLEQAQLGDAVDVARRTSFGLESVQERLRGLFTLANQRIALLGSEPGTDERGSGISQEMLREAEEEVELLRGNVAVAESALLAAQAATAAGRTRLDALDEEIAAQSALVSRHDLEITKLTGTADAAASRLAAVRGEVLRQQNASEAAAERRAKAERDLAELEAAAEQDEASETDLDEAYELAQAEVTRAEAEIERLRDELHGAEREKDALAAKVSALSRALEHSDGSADLMAAGLGGVRGIVAENVHVVPGFEAAIAAALGTLADAILVESSAAAHAAVDHAAAHGLGRVELVIAEPDAGQGSAGEGPSWPSLPGITAPASVVTAPPGVQGVLAHVVIADDLATARAAAPQLAAASTGAPVTVVTRAGEVLTEYVLRGGSGGEQGRIELIAERDAAAERLGELGSLIERARYTLTEQRAAHQTAKSQAQAALAALREFDSALAAQTERLNRARVQAEASVAEFDRLGKALELAAGRVGEAEAAAAKAKAELDTARSRPRPLLDASARAALHTELEQAREAEIESRLGLETARERVRAEQARGEALARRREQERAAAEEAARLAVIRRRQVDAASAVVTALPVILASVDASVAEARLELTTAESKRATENEELATLRREELALRERLSVITENVHGLELAIYEKKLHLSSLLERASSELGLDEEVLVDEYGPEVEIPAETEDGEPGRFDRAVQQRRLEKAERTFAQLGRVNPLALEEFAALEQRHLFLSEQLTDLTKTRADLLSIIEEIDEKMQTIFAAAFEDTKEAFGQVFPVLFPGGTGSISLTNPDDMLTTGIEVSVKPAGKKIERLSLLSGGERSLAAVALLIAIFKARPSPFYIMDEVEAALDDANLGRLLTIFQDLRETSQLIVITHQKRTMEIADALYGVSMRQDGVSAVVGQRIGTEPEERAS